Below is a genomic region from Macaca thibetana thibetana isolate TM-01 chromosome 1, ASM2454274v1, whole genome shotgun sequence.
gacatacatatgtttatttccACTCCTCCAAAAAACACCAGTGCCATGGAGATAAGAAACGTATGGATCACCACTGTATCCCCAGTCCCAAGAATAGTGCTTTGCAAATGgtaggttttcaataaatgtttgaatgaatgagataatcaaacaataaatcaataaaccTGAGATACGCCACTTACTGTCTTTAAGACATTGGGCAAAGAATTGAccctctcagtgcctcagtttccttgtttgtaaagtagagataataaaatacctaccTTACCAATGTTGGTGTAAGCATTAAGTATGATAATTAAGTAAAGGGTTTAGGCCAACAACTAGTATGTAAAAGTACTCAAAAACAGTTACTTTTTGAATCATTTCATGGCAATGCATTTCTGTCTGAATCCCCGTAGCAACGGGGAACTCAGTAACCCAGTGGAGTTAGAGCTGCTACTTCATCCCTCCGAGCCTCCCCAGAGCCCTCCTGCCCTGCAGGCTTCCCAGCACTGCCCCAGACTCCCTTTGTCTATGCAAGCCTGGGAACCCTCGGGGGAAGAAGACAATCCAGCTTCCGTTATGCAGGCTGGACTCAACACAGGAGAAACGTGAGCATCTGAACGTCCTTGGAGTGAGGGCTTGCCCTGAGGGCAAAAGCTATTGGAATTGGGCAAAACACAAATGAGTTCAACTAGATgaatttctaccttcattttagATGTGTTGCTTTTTTAGGGAAACTTGCCTTTGAAGAATTCATCATCAGGTAGTAAAGCATGACCAGGATCTTCAGAACAAAGATAGTTTTTTGAGGGGCTTTGTCAGATGTAGATTCTCGAATGTTCAAGATTGAAGTCAGGATGCGAATGGCTTCTGCTTCTTGGGCTTCATCTGCGTTGGAAgcggaagaaagaaaaaacaggctcTTGGCAACTGAGTCTGCCCTCATCAAAAACACTCAGCTGTTAAAGGGCCTGGTCTGCTGAAGCCTTCCCAGGGGCACTGGTGGAAATAGCACCAATTACAGCAAGTTTTTTACCTAGAGGACTCCCTCCACGTGTGTGGAAGCAGGAGTTTCAGTCCACTTTCCAGCTTTGCTTAGCATGTCATCATCAGAGTAGCCTAAAAATATGCTCACTCCCACAGGTCCCAAAGGTGCTAAGGTTTCTCTCTTTCGGAGTCCTGAACTCTAGATCTCTTGGGCTTGCAAACACCGAGAATTTGTCACAGGCAGATTCCTTGGGTCCAATTTAGCTTCCACTCTACAGCTGAGAGGAAAGAACTGGGGGAAGGGACTTCTTGCAGCTGTAGCAGCTTAACTCTTCTCGTCTAGGCCAAAGATGCATAAGCAACAACCTTCATGCTTCCCTCTGAGAGTCTGTTTACTATTTTCCCCAGTAGTTTTTGGTCCTACTTTAGTCATCATTTACTGAGAAGTTACTACATGCACTTAAAAGCACTTATACAAGTACTAAGCttagagaaaaagatgaaaaggataTACACCATCATGTTAAGGTTGGCTATCTTTGGATATCTATGATTTCCAAGTTTTCAGCTGTAACATGAACTATTTACATAATTCGAGAAAATTCAATacagttattaattttttaaactttagctCAAAACCTCTCCTCCAAAGAGTCTTCCTTCTTCAACACCACCCAGCTGTCCTCACCTCTTCATTCTGGGACTCATCTTGTAATATAATTTGTACTCACAGGAATGTTCTTTTGTTACTGCCTATAGATTCTAACTGCACTGTATGTCTCTTTTGAGCAGAAACTGGATCTTCTGTGTCTTTTGTCTCTGACAGCATGATGCTGTATGGTACTATTCAACATTTAGCCCCTTGCTGCGCTGGGGAATACAGTCTAATCCAGTTGGGCCCTGCCACTGAGCAGCTCACTGTTCAGTAAAGCATGAAGCTAAGGCACCAGAAGAAATCAGCAATGCAACTTCTGTGTAGAGTCTACTTTGGCTTACGTGTCCTGGAGCAAGAGTCCCCAatccccaggccatggaccagtactgttttgtggcctgttaggaatcgGGCTgcgcagcaggaggtgagcaggggtggtgggggtgagcaaagcttcatctgtatttacagccactccccattgcttgcattaccatctgagctccacctcctgtcagttCAGCGGCAGCATCAGATTCTCTCAGGAGCGCGAACCCTAGTGTGAAGTGTGCATGCAAAGGATCTAGGTCGTGCACTCCGTATaataatctaatgcctgatgatctgtcactgtcacccatcactcccagatgggaccatctagttgtaggaaaacaagctcagggctcccactgattctacattatgatgcaaggtataattatttcattatatattacaataccttaataataataaaaacatagtgcacaataaatgtaatgcacttgaattcTCCTGAAACCATTCCTCCCCTAccccccagtccatggaaaacttgtcttccatgaaacaggtccctggtgccagaaagatTGGGACTGCTGCCCTGGAGGGATAACATAAGAAATGGATGCTCTGCAGAAGTCACAGGGGGTTTTGATGGggtctttttttcctctaaatctGTCCCTTAGTAACCCCTGAATGGCTATGTGTGATGACAGGGATCTGAATTCTTCCCAACACTGGTAAAATCTCTTTGATCCCcgtgtctcagttttctccatCAGCAACATGGGGAAGGTGGCAATGGTGTGCTTCATGACAGGGACAGCTGCTTTCCCTCTTAGGGACGAGGTCTGTGTATTGGGTGAGATGAAGTCACTGCTCTGCCTTCAGGGAAAACGGCCACTTACCCAAGCCAGTGTCATTCTCAAATAGTTTGCCCAGTAAATCCACTTGTTGGGTGTGAGCCTGTGAGAGGACTTGATAGTGATTGTTCAAATATGCGTGCCAGATCTCAGAGACCTGTTGGGAAAAGAGAAGGTAATACAAAAAGCAGGCCAGATCTCAGCCTTCAGACCAGGCAGGTGAGGAGAACAGTGCATTTGGCCCGGCTTCTGGACAACCTGGAGGTTCTCTCTTGTACTGtacctggaggcagagggagcCCTAGGAGCCCAAACAGGCCTGACCAAGGTAAGTGTGACAAGTGATGCAAACGGCCTGTGGCAGCTCATCTTGGGGTAGCCCTAGTGGGGTCTTATCTTTTGTGCAGCACATACAACACGAAACCTTCACATCCTCATAACATCCCAATGTAATATTCTTATTATTAATGTTAAgaatattcttattcttattcttcccattttacatgtaaataaactgaggctcagagaagttcagATCACACATGACTTCTGGTAAGAACTGTTAAGTGGCATAGCCAGAATTTAATCCCTGGTCTATCTGATTCTAAAGCTTTTAAGCTACAGCAAAATGCCTCTTTTTCAGAAGCAGGTCTAAAACATGAATCAACAATCAGCAGAAAGTTTGTATTACACATTTATTACACAAATGATTGCCTGCTAAGCGAGGTGTTACTATGTGGAtacaaatgacattttaatatattcGAAACAGTATGAAATGTTTTCTATGTAAATACGGAAATTTCTCATGTTCTTGGATCCCTTGACAGGATCTTGTAGCAATAGATTTCCCTTGGAAACCTCTTCTTCTCTAATGCACACTTCAATATACCCACATTAGCTTGCTGCTATGGGTATGACACAGCATATAACAGTCTATTTGAAGGGTTTGGCTCTTACTGACCTATCCTTCATTATTCATTAATCACCCTATGGATGTTAAGGGTTAGTCTATTTTGGTAGTGCAGACacgggaagaaagaaaatggagtatATCATGTATCAGGCTATATAATCTTGGGCAAGCCACTTCATCTCTTTGTGCCTCTCTTTCTCATGAATGGTATGTTTTTCGTGAATAGTCTAATACAAGTTGTAAGACACCAAGCCTAAGAGTGAAGGCTCAACTCCCACATTCCCCAGCTCACCTTGGTATACAATGTGTCTGCCAGGTCCAACTTTTTAAGGTCATAGAATATATTAGCCAGGTGGAAGTAGCCTCCTGAAGTCCTAATGTCCTCTGTTCCAAATGCACAACTGGCAAAATAAATCTAcagcaggaggaagaaggagagtgCTTGAGTTctttttgcaaatcatatatctgataaaggacttgtatctagaatacataTAAAAAACTGTTACAAcattccaatttaaaaatgggcaaaagatctgaattgacatttctccaaaaagataTTCAGAtgaaaaataagcacatgaatagATGCTAACATAGTTAGTAATTAGGTAGATGCAAAACAAagccataatgagatatcactgcatctaggatggctagaatcaaatgcagaaaataaaaagtgttgggaaggatatggagaaaatgaaacccTCACAcattgccagtgggaatgtaaaagggtgcagcctctgtggaaacagtttggtagttcctaaaaaaattaaacatagagttactacatgacccagcaattcctcttctAAGTACCTACCCAAGGGAAATGGAAACAAATGTCCACACagacttgtacataaatgtttatatcagcattatttaaaatacacaaaacatagaaacaaccaaaacatccatcaactgatgaatggacagacaaactgtggtatatttagGAATGGAATGCTAATCAGCAATAagaggaatgaactattgatatatgcaacgacatggatgaatctcaaaataatcatGCTAGGTGAGAGAGGTCAGAGGCAAAGGACCACTCATGATTCTGTCTGTTCGAACTGTCCTGAGAAGGCAAATCTGTAGAACCAGgaagtggttgcctggggctggagcaGGAATGGGAAATGACTGCAAATGGATACATGGGATCTCTTtggggtaatggaaatgttctgaaaCTTGATTGCGCTGATGGTTGCACTACTCTGTAaatttgctaaaaataatttaattgtacacataaaatgggtgaattttatggtatatatcaataaaggggtgtgtgtgtatgtgtgtgtgtgtgtgtgtgtgtgtgtgtgtgtttaaaaagcTAGGCTACGGAATCTGAGGTtgtgctaattcttttttttttttttttttttttttaagacagagtctccctctgttgcccaggttggggtgcagtggtgtgatcttggctcaacgcaacctcgtctcccaggttcaagcgattcttctgcctcagcctcccgagcagctgggtctacaggcacataccacctcagcctcctgagcagcagggactacaggcacacaccaccacacctggctaatttttgttgttttttttttttggagactgagtgcaatcccggctcactgcaacttttgcctcccaggttcaagcaattctcctgcctcagcctcccgagtagctggaattacaggcacatgcctccacACCCAGAGAATTTTGTATattcagcagagacggggtttcaccatgttagtcaggctgatctcaaattcccgacctctggtgatctgcccaccttggcctcccaaagtgctgggattacaggcatgagccaccatgcccggccagcaaaGCCCTTCTCTTAATGAGTGTGCTGTTTTGCCTCCCTTTACTCTTCAGGGCAACTGAAACTTCAGGAATATGTGACCTGGCCAAGGTTGAATAGCTAGGAAGTAGAAATGCTTGATCTCAGGTTATTAGAATTGTGTTATGGCTAACATTCCACCGAATAATCAGTTGTAAACAGAAAGTTTTAGAGAAatgcacagttttaaaaaaaataaaacagactttggAAATACACAGGTGTTATAATTTAGATTTTGGAAATATCCAGGTGTTATAACTTAGCTTGTTTACATCATTGGCCAGATGATAACGGGCTTCTTCATAGTTTTTCTTAGCTATATAGAGAAGTCCCAGGTTCCGATGCAGTAAAGAGTGGGTGGCATTACTACAGTCAGTTGATTTGAGGACTGTCCACTGGGCTTGGAATAGATATTCTTCAGCCTGAACGATTCGGCCCAGACCTGCCCAAAAGCAGAAAAGAAGGTTATAATTCATATCCGGGTCAAAGAACACAAGAGGAAATATGAGTCATTACCCATTCACTCATGTATTCATTGACTCAAGTATTTATTGACACACAAAAACTCTCacaggaatgttcatagcaggTTATTTGGAAGAgtcaaaaaaaacccagaaacaatgtaaatgtccatcagctgatgagtGGATGAACAAAAGGAggcatctccatctccatctccatctccatgagtGGAATATTAgtcataagaaggaatgaagtagTGATGCCTGCTATAATGTGGGTGAACTTTGAAAACactacactaagtgaaagaaaccagacaccaaaggccacatattatgtgattccatttatatgaaatgtccagaacaggcaaatccatagagacggAAAGTAGACTAGTGGTGGCCAAGCAACCACAGGGGGTCCAATGCAAGGGAGGCACTAAGAGGGAGTAACTGCTGACAATTGCAGGCTTTATTTcaggagtgatgaaaatgttgtggAATTAGATCATGGTGACTGTtgcacaacctacagaatgtgctAAAACCACTGgattgtctatttatttatttatttatttattgacagagtctcactttgttacccagaccggagtgtagtggcacgatctcggctcactacaacctctgcctctagggttcaagtgattcttatgcctcagcctcccaagtagctgggactgcaggcatgcgccaccacgccaggctaatttttgtatttttagtagagacagcgtttcaccatgtttgccaggctggtctcaaacccctgacatcaggtgatccacccgccttgacctcccaaagtgctgggaacataggtgtgagacactgcgtcTGGCCTGAATTGTTctttaaaagagtgaattttatgatatgtgaattatatctcaattgtgaaatatatatatgcatatttaatacCCTTTATGTGCCAGGCCTTGTGTTGAGTGATGGGGATTCAACGTGcaacatgaaaacaaatatatttacaatatagTATAATTGCAGTAGAAACACAAGCTTTGGAAGTGTCAGAGGATAGGAAATGTTTAATTCTACAGATGAGATGAGAGTGACACTGAAGCAGAGTCTGAGCTGGGTTTTGAGGATGAAAAGAAGTTTTCCAGGTAGATAAGGCAGGGAGAGCATCCCAGGCAGAAGTAACAGCATGTGCAATGTCacagaaatatgaaataatatgttATGTTCATAGAACTATACAGAGTCATAGCTGCAGGGATTTGGTTCCAGAACCCCCATCAGATACCTAAGGATGCTCAAGGCTCTAATATAAAGTAGTGcagtatttgcacataacctatgcacatcattcctcatactttaaatcatctctaaattacttacaatacctaatacaatgtaaatgctatgtaaatagttgttctactatatcatttgtcttttttaagtttaaattttttctttttttgtttataaaaaaagaaacatcatgtattgtttttatttgtatcatttttaatcattgtgttatttttaaaaatacttttgatcCATGGTTGCTTGAATGGGCAGATGCAGAAACTGCaaatatggagggccaactgtattggCCTGTGATGCTGGAGCACAAATTGTGAAGGACAGAGTGGCAGAAAATGAGGCTACGGTGGTAGGCAGGGGGCAAGTCATGGAGGGCTTAGTGAGTTATGCCAAGGAACTTGATGCATGTGGATAAAAACTAGAGGATTTTCAAAAAGGGCGAGAGAATCGGATTTAAATTTAGAAAGTTCCTCTGGAACCAATGTGGAGGAGGGATCAGAAGGGAGGAATAAAGGTAGAAGATTCACTGGAAGATGTCTGAAACAGTTTGGGCAAGCACGCTTAAGAGCCTGAAACAAGACAGTGAACGAAGTAGGAGGCAATCCaaaagagacaggaagtagaatggaCAACACACAGTTACTAAGTAATGTGGAAGGTAAGAGAAAGGAAAGCCACCTTTATTGCTAATATTCAGATACTCTTGACACTTAAAGCTTTTTGTTTATTACCTATCATCTTTACACATACAGAGGCCTGCCTACCTGCTTGGCTCCTAGGGAAATGTGTCGGAACTGAATAGAAAGCCACTACGTCAGCATGCTGCAGGGCAGGAGGTGTGCTCTGGGGGTGAAGCATTGGTGTGACAGCTGCTGCAGCAGAAACCACACCAATGAAGGGTCAGGAGATAAGGACACGAACCCCTCATAAGCCAACCCTCTTCTCCTCTGTGTCCTTCCTGTCAGGCCTAGTTCATATGTAAGCATGCTTTTATTCTAGTTGTAACCCTACATCactgaataaaaggaaaagagatgaagAGGAAGCAGTCTACAAGGAGAACTAAGTAACTTTACCTGATGGAAGGTCAAAGGGCAAACTAAAATGGGAAACTACTAGATTAGGAGCACGAGGCCTAGTCCCTGATCCTGGCTCATGTGAACATGGCTAGTCACATCTTCCCTCCAGGCTTTGTCTATAAAATATGAGGTTTAGACTGAAGTCCTCTCAAATTTGAAGAAGCAAATGACTCTTAACTAAGATT
It encodes:
- the ZMYND12 gene encoding zinc finger MYND domain-containing protein 12 isoform X1, translating into MNVIYPLAVPKGRRLCCEVCEAPAERVCAACTVTYYCGVVHQKADWDSIHEKICQLLIPLRTSMPFYNSEEERQHGLQQLQQRQKYLIEFCYTVAQKYLFEGKHEDAVPAALHSLRFRVNLYGLSSVELVPAYLLLAEASLGLGRIVQAEEYLFQAQWTVLKSTDCSNATHSLLHRNLGLLYIAKKNYEEARYHLANDIYFASCAFGTEDIRTSGGYFHLANIFYDLKKLDLADTLYTKVSEIWHAYLNNHYQVLSQAHTQQVDLLGKLFENDTGLDEAQEAEAIRILTSILNIRESTSDKAPQKTIFVLKILVMLYYLMMNSSKAQEYGMRALSLAKEQQLDVHEQSAIQELLSLISTEDRRIT
- the ZMYND12 gene encoding zinc finger MYND domain-containing protein 12 isoform X2, with protein sequence MPFYNSEEERQHGLQQLQQRQKYLIEFCYTVAQKYLFEGKHEDAVPAALHSLRFRVNLYGLSSVELVPAYLLLAEASLGLGRIVQAEEYLFQAQWTVLKSTDCSNATHSLLHRNLGLLYIAKKNYEEARYHLANDIYFASCAFGTEDIRTSGGYFHLANIFYDLKKLDLADTLYTKVSEIWHAYLNNHYQVLSQAHTQQVDLLGKLFENDTGLDEAQEAEAIRILTSILNIRESTSDKAPQKTIFVLKILVMLYYLMMNSSKAQEYGMRALSLAKEQQLDVHEQSAIQELLSLISTEDRRIT
- the ZMYND12 gene encoding zinc finger MYND domain-containing protein 12 isoform X3, producing the protein MPALDSTAHFYALLQFRGRTAAWPAAAAAAAALEAGKSKIKGSAGLVSSEASLPGLQMAAFLRYLHVVLCVQASLKYLIEFCYTVAQKYLFEGKHEDAVPAALHSLRFRVNLYGLSSVELVPAYLLLAEASLGLGRIVQAEEYLFQAQWTVLKSTDCSNATHSLLHRNLGLLYIAKKNYEEARYHLANDIYFASCAFGTEDIRTSGGYFHLANIFYDLKKLDLADTLYTKVSEIWHAYLNNHYQVLSQAHTQQVDLLGKLFENDTGLDEAQEAEAIRILTSILNIRESTSDKAPQKTIFVLKILVMLYYLMMNSSKAQEYGMRALSLAKEQQLDVHEQSAIQELLSLISTEDRRIT